In Prosthecobacter dejongeii, the DNA window CCGCCCGAGGTGCCTGCGCGTGAAGGCCAGCCATCGGTGCATAAAGCGCCAGAATCAGAACGAAACCGATGATTTTGGCAAAAAGAGAGGGCATAGAACGAAAAGGGAACATCCAAAGTCTGCAAAGAACACAGAGTGTGCATAACGCCTCTGGCGCGGATTCCTCGCCTCTTCACCCATATTTTTGCAATTTGCCTGGGGAGCCTTCACCGAATTACCTACAATCACACGTATTGACTTATCCGGCGGCGTCTGCGAAAAAGAGAAATGGCTAAAACAGCATCTACCACTCCACGTAAACCCAACGAAGCCCTGATGAAACCCGTCCAGCCGGACGAAACTCTGGCCGCTGTGGTTGGATCCACTCCGCTTCCACGTGGCGAACTGACCAAGAAACTTTGGGACTACATCAAGGCTAAAGGCCTTCAGGACACCAAGAACAAGACCCTCATCAACG includes these proteins:
- a CDS encoding SWIB/MDM2 domain-containing protein, whose protein sequence is MAKTASTTPRKPNEALMKPVQPDETLAAVVGSTPLPRGELTKKLWDYIKAKGLQDTKNKTLINADEALKKVFDGKTQVSMFEMTKLVSGHVKK